The genomic window GGTAGTTCCTTCATAAGAAATTCTTTTTCCTCCACGGGACTGAGTAACACACATTGATAAATATCCTCTCCAAGGATGTTTAACTCATGGTAACGGCATTCTTCTTTTCTTGGGCGATATTTGATAAGAAAATTTTTGACAAAAGCAACAGGAAACCATTTTGGTAGAAAGCGTGCTAATTTTTTGGCTTTGGTATTTTGTCCAAACTTCATCAAAGAGCTGCCCTCCATCCTAGTCCGACCACCAAACATCATTTGTCGATGCCCCTTGTCTGCAAAGTCCACAATTCGCTCTAAGGTTTCTTCAGAAAATGCCTGTGCATGAAGTGTCTCTTCTTTCGTATAAACCAGTTGTCCGTTATATGTCACAAAGACATCCAAATTCAGTGCATCAATTTGCTCTGTCAGATGGATTGGACCTCGCCCAGTTGCAACACCGCAAATGATCCCCTGTTTCTGAGCCGCATGAATTGCTTCTCTGGTAGAGTCCAATGCACGTGCATGCTTATTTACTAATGTCCCATCAATATCAAATAAAATCATTTTTATCATAAATCACCTTAAAATAAACCCATTTGTTTCGGATTCAAATTTTCATAGTCTAATTTTAGTCTTGTCTTCATATCTAACGCATTGCCCGCCGCATCCCCACCGGAATTATTGTTAAAAATAATACCTATTTCTTTTGATTTCTCAGCGATATGTTCAACCGCTTGACTCAATTCATCGATTTCCATTTGATTATAGCGATACAAGGTCCGTTTTTTCCGCCACTCCTTATCATTCGCCATCCAGCCCGCTGCATTTCGGCCATGAAAACGGAACAATGTAAACTCTTCATTCGTCGCAAATGGATAGAAAGGAACAGGATTTAATGGGATTTGGGGTTCATCGACAATCACTAGCGAAAATTTCTGTTGCTTCATGAAACCTAAGGTCTGCTTTATCCGTTCCGGTTGATACCACGTGCTATTTCTCAGCTCTAC from Enterococcus sp. 9E7_DIV0242 includes these protein-coding regions:
- a CDS encoding DUF72 domain-containing protein, translating into MIRIGLTSFNEHETLTGKKRTTLYEYAGHLPLVEMDTAYYGIPKQESVKNWVDAVPSNFRFVIKVYSGISCQGDWETYYQSEEEMMQAFLHSMEPLIQSGKLFAFLVQFSGSFSCTKEHVDYLSKIRTWFGTYPIAVELRNSTWYQPERIKQTLGFMKQQKFSLVIVDEPQIPLNPVPFYPFATNEEFTLFRFHGRNAAGWMANDKEWRKKRTLYRYNQMEIDELSQAVEHIAEKSKEIGIIFNNNSGGDAAGNALDMKTRLKLDYENLNPKQMGLF
- a CDS encoding Cof-type HAD-IIB family hydrolase is translated as MILFDIDGTLVNKHARALDSTREAIHAAQKQGIICGVATGRGPIHLTEQIDALNLDVFVTYNGQLVYTKEETLHAQAFSEETLERIVDFADKGHRQMMFGGRTRMEGSSLMKFGQNTKAKKLARFLPKWFPVAFVKNFLIKYRPRKEECRYHELNILGEDIYQCVLLSPVEEKEFLMKELPNCTMTRSNPYVVDIIPKGGSKLRGIQKCIEHFQLSLDEVMVFGDNWNDVEMLAGAGIGVAMGNAPSGVKKAADYVTKSNEDHGIYHALVHYDIIREVSYENR